The Neisseria animaloris genome segment GCCCTCGGCCACACGGCAGGCGTTGACGGTTGCGGCGGCCAAATCGTTAAACGGCTGGCTACGGCCGGTGCCTAGATTGAAAATACCTGATTTTTCAGGGTTGTCGAAGAAGAACAGGTTCACTTTCACCACATCTTCCACACTCACGAAATCGCGGGTTTGCTCGCCGTTGCCGTAGCCTTCGTTCTCGCCGAACAAATTCACATAGCCCTGCTCGCGGTATTGGTTGAAATGGTGGAACGCCACCGAAGCCATGCGGCCTTTGTGCTGTTCGCGCGGGCCGTACACATTGAAATAGCGGAAACCGGCCACTTGCGCGGTCAAGCCCTCTTCCATGCGGCGGCGCACCACTTGGTCGAACAGGAATTTGGAATAGCCGTACACGTTGAGCGGTTTTTCCAATTCGCGCTCTTCGCGGAAAATCTCGCCTTTGCCGTACACTGCCGCGCTGGAGGCGTATAAAAACGGAATACGTTCGTCCTGACACCAATCGAGCAGATCGAGGCTGTATTGGTAGTTGTTGTCCATCATATACAGGCCGTTGTGCTCCATAGTGTCGGAACACGCACCGTCGTGGAACACGGCTTCGATATCGTCAAACGGCAGCAGATGCTCGCGCACTTGGCGGATGAACTCATGTTTGTCGAGATAATGGGCGATTTCGCACTCGGCCAGATTTTTGAATTTCTCGCCGCGGGTCAGGTTATCAACGGCAATGATGTCGGTAATGCCGCGTTCGTTCAGGGCCTTGACGATGTTGCTGCCGATAAAGCCGGCGGCACCGGTTACGATGATGGTCATAATCTTTTCCTTTTGGTCTTTAAAATAGGGGCTGGCCGTATGAAAGCGAACTTGATGACTTTCAGACGGCCTGTTGTTCCTTCAAAGCCGCGCTGAGTTCGTCAAACGAACACACCGCCGTACCCAGTTTCGCCACCACCACACCGGCGGCGGTGTTGGCAATGTGCATGGCTTCGGGCAGGCCGAAACCGGCGGCCATACTCAAACCCATGCTGGCAATCACAGTGTCGCCTGCGCCGGATACGTCGTACACCTCTTGGGCGCGGGTGGGCTGGTGGTCGATTTGGCTGCTGCGAAACAGCGTCATGCCCTCTTCGCTGCGGGTCAGCAGCAGGGCTTCCAATTCCAAATGGCGGCGCAGGTTTTGGGCTTTTTCGGTCAATTCCGCTTCATCGCGCCAACTGCCCACCACTTCTTTCAGTTCGGCGCGGTTGGGCGTAAGCAGGGTGGCTCCGGCGTATTTTTCGTAGTCGTCGCCTTTCGGGTCGATCAATACGGGCTTGCCTGCCAAGCGCGCCCATTCGATCATGGAAGCAACGTGCAGCAGGCCACCTTTGCCGTAGTCGGACAGCACCACGACATCGTATTCCGGCAGCAAGGCGCGGTATTGTTCTTTGACCGAATCGAGAATCTCGCGGTGCGGCATTTCTTCAAAATCGAGGCGGATAAGCTGCTGGTTGCGGGCGACGACGCGCAGTTTGACGGTGGTGGAAATTTCTTTGTCGCGCATCAGATACGAAGCCACGCCGTCTTGCTGCATCAATTTTTCCAGCGCATCGGCGGCTTCATCGTTGCCGGTAACCGACAGTAACGCCGCTTTGCCGCCCAACGAGGCGATGTTGCGGGCAACGTTGGCGGCACCGCCCGCGCGTTGGTCGGTACTGGCGATCTTGGCAATCGGCACGGGGGCTTCGGGAGAAATGCGGGAAACGTCGCCGAACCAGTAACGGTCGAGCATCACGTCGCCCACCACTAAAACGCGCGCTTGTGCCAAACGCGATTGTAATTGTTGTATATCGGTGTTGAGTACCATAGGAATATCCATTGTTAGCTACATTTTCAGACGGCCTCTTCATGCTGCGAGAGGCCGTCTGAACATATTTAAACCGAAATCTGATTGGCAGCCGCATTCACTTCGCGCAACACGGCCACGGGGTCGGCTGCCTGCGTAATCGGCCGCCCCATCACCAAATAGGTGGAACCCGCCGCCAACGCTTGCGCGGGGGTCATGATGCGGCGTTGGTCGTCGCTGTTGCCGGCGGTATCCAAGCGGATGCCGGGCGTAACCAGCACAAATTCTCCGCCCAACTCGCGGCGCAGCGGTGCGGCTTCATGGGCGGAACAGACTACGCCGTCCAAACCGGAACTTTGCGCCAGCTTCGCCCAACGCAACACCAATTCTTCTATCGGTTGATTGAGGCCGATTTCGGCAAGGTCGCCCTGCTCCATGCTGGTCAGCACGGTAACGCCGATCAGCAGCGGTTTTTGCGCATGGTTGGCCACGGCTTCGGCGGCGGCTTCCATCATGCGGCGGCCGCCAGAAGCGTGCATGTCCACCATCCACACGCCCATATCGGCCGCTACTTTGCAGGCGTGGGCTACGGTGTTGGGAATGTCGTGGTATTTCAAATCGAGAAACAGTTTGAAGCCTTGATTGATCAGCTTTTCGGCCAAACTGCGGCCGGTGGCGGTAAACAGTTCTTTGCCGATTTTCAGACGGCATAGGGAGGGATCGAGACGGCGCACAAAGGCAAGCGTGTCGTGTTCGTTGGCAAAGTCCAAAGCCACAATCACGGGCGTGCGGGCGGATTCGGTTTGGAAGTCGGCGATTAATGGATTCATAACGGGTTCCGTGGCATATTTTCAGACGGCCTGCGGCTCGTGATGCAACAGCTTAGCATGGCTTGCCGCCGCAGGCCGTCTGAAATCATAAAATCGCACAAATTTTAGCAGCTTTCCAACCTGTTTGTCCGCCGTTTGCTCGTGATAAACTGGCTGCCCACACTATTTTCAGACGGCCTCATCATGAATTATCTTGCTTGGAACCACCCGCCCGCGCTTAGCTGTTTGGCCGATGCCGTCCGCAGCCATGCCAAACCGCTGTATCTGATCGTGTGCATGCCCGACCGCCGCATCCCCGAATTCAGACCGTCTGAAAACGAGCTTTGCGAGTTTCGCCAAACCCCATGCGCGGAAGAAAGCGCGCTGTGGCAAGCCATAGCGGGCAAACTCGGCTGCATCCAATTCAACGGAGCCAACGTGCTGGAAAACATCCTGCCCGGCGTGCATTTATGGCTGATGCCGTCTGAAAACTCCGCGCGGCTGGGCGAGCATTTTCCGCAACCCGTGCAATGGCAGACCGAATCCGTGCCGCAACTGCCGCCGCAACCGCTCAAACCGTGGTTCAGGCCGTCTGAACACCGCGCCGCACCCAATCGTGCCGTTATCGTCGGCGCGGGCATTGCCGGTGCTGCCACCGCCCGCGCGCTGGCGGAACACGGCCTGCCCGTTACCGTGCTGGAAGCCGCCGAACCCGCCAACGCCGCGTCCGGCAACCGCCAAGGGCTGCTGTATGCCAAGATTTCGCCGCACAACACCGAGCAGACCGAACTGCTGCTGTGCGGCTACGGCTACACCCGCCGCCTGCTCGCAACCCTGCTGCCCGACCGCGAAAGCTGGGGCGGAAACGGCGTGCTCTATCTCAACCACAATGCCGAAGAAACCCGCCGCAATCAGGCTTTGGCCGCGCACAGCCATCATGCCCACCTTTACCGCCCCGTCGATGCCGACGAAGCCGCGCAGATTGCCGGCATCGAAACCGCACAAAGCGGCCTGTATTGGCCGCAAGGCGTGTGGCTGAACCCGCCCGCGTTCGTCCGCGCCCTGCTCGACCATCCGCTGATCGAACTGCACACCCGCACGCCGGTGCTTGCCGCCGAACACGACGGCAACAAGTGGCAAGTCCGCACGCCCGAACGCACCTTCAGCGGCAGCCATTTGATTTACTGCACCGGCGCGCGCAGCCCGCAAGCCGCCGACCCCAACGTATCCGCCCTGCCTTACCGCTTGGTGCGCGGACAAACCGACCTTGCCGCCGCCGTGCCGTATTCCGAACAACTGCGCTGCGCCCTTTCCGGCGCCAGCTACATCAGCCCCACATGGCAAGGCTTGCACTGCTACGGCGCAACCTTCGTCCAGCACGACACCGGCACCGACTGGCGCGAAAGCGACCGCCAAACCAACCGCGCCAACCTGCACGAGTTAAACGCACAACTGGCCGCGCAACTGCTTTGGCAAAGCTCACCAACTTCGCTTTGGCGAAACTCGCAAAGCTCGCTTTCAAACGGCCTTGACGGTTCTGACCAACAGCACAGGCCGTCTGAAACCCGTTCAGACGGCCCCACCCCGCAAGGCCACGCCGCCCTGCGCTGCGACAGCCCCGACCACCTGCCCATCGTCGGCGCACTCGGCAACATCGCCGCCATGCAAAACGTGTATGCCAAACTCGCCCTCGACAAAAACTACCGCCTCAACGCCCCCTGCCCCTACCTGCCGAACGCCTACATCAACACCGCCCACGGCAGCCGCGGGCTGGCCACCGCCCCGATTTGCGCCGCCGCCGTCGCCGCCGACATCCTCGGCCTGCCCAACCCGCTGTCGCAAAGAATCCGCCACGCCCTCGCCCCCAACCGCACCGTTATCCGTGCCATCGTGCGGCAGCAGCCGTTGTTGGGAAAGGCCGTCTGAAATGGTTTGAGGTTTTCAGACGGCCTATAATCAATCAACTTATTTTTAATACAAGGCAGCAAGCCACAGACGGTACGGGTAATACGGCAAGGTGCAGCAACGCCGTAGTAAAAATTAAGTTGACTGACTATAAAAACGGCTCGGAACCGTTGCCGAATGATGGTATGCAACGCTTCCGAGCCTTTGTTCATGCGTGTTCGGTATCACACCGCTTGCTCACGCCAGCAGCATTTCCTGCAACAGCTTCATCCCCCACTGCCAGCCGTGCAAAGGCGCATTCAGACGGCCTTCGTGAGGCGACACCAGCAACCGCACGCCCCAAAGCCGTGCCTGCTGCTGCGCCCACGGCTGCGGGCAATCATCGTCGTGCCGACCGATAACCAGAGCCGTTTTGCAATGGCAGCGCACCCGTTGCAAAGTGTGGCATTCGTCATCAGGAAACGCGCTTTGCAGCGGCGACACCAGCATCATGTCGCGGATACGCTTCTGCATATTCACGTCGGCCAGATACAGCCACGCCAACCAGCCCGACACGCCCGCACCATGCGCGACAACGGCGACATTGTGCCCGTGTATGCTGTTCCATGCCGTCTGAACCGCCTCCTGCCATTGCCGGATACTTTGCCGGCGCGACACTTCAACCGTCCGCACGGTCGGATAGCTGACCGCCCAGCGGTCAATCCACATTTCCGGCTCATCGGCATCGCGTATCAGCAGTAGGGTTAAATCTTCTAAATCGCCCGGTTTCATGGTTTCAGACAAGCATCAGTAATCACGCAAAGGTTTATCGGGGTCGTAAGCGCCTTCCAATTCTTTCACTACGGCCTGCCCCACCTGCACGCCGTCGGGCGTGTAGGTCATGACGGGGTTGCCGTATAAATCCCAACCTTGTTGCAGAGCTTCGGTTACGCGGCGGCAGAACACGGCATCATCAGGGCCGGTGAGCATGCGGTAAACTTTCATATCGTTCCTCCTCCGAATCAGAATTCAGACAGGCATTGTAACGAATGCCTGTCTGAAAAGAGTGGGTATTAAAATGAATAATCGTACGCCACCACCAACGGCGCATGGTCTGAAAATTTTTCTTCTTTATACACATGCGCCTCCACCGCTTTGGCCGCCAGATCGGGCGTAACCATGTGGTAGTCGATACGCCACCCCACATCGTTCGCATACGCCTGCCCGCGGTTGCTCCACCAAGTGTAGCCGGGCACTTCGGGATACAGCTTACGCCACATGTCCACCCAGCCCAATTCGGCAATCACTTTGCCTATCCACGCGCGTTCTTCGGGCAAAAAGCCCGAGTTTTTCTGATTGCCCTTCCAGTTTTTCAAATCAATGTTTTGATGGGCGATATTCCAATCGCCGCACACTACGATATCGCGGCCTTCCGCTTTCATTTCCGCCAGCATGGGGTAAAACGCGTCTAAAAAACGGTATTTCAACTCTTGGCGTTCGGGCGCACTGGTACCGCTGGGCAGATAAAGCGAAATCACGCTCAATTTACCGAAATCAGCACGCACGAAACGGCCCTCGCTGTCGAATTCTTCAATGCCCATGCCGATTTGCACATTGTCGGGGCGTTGCTTGCTGTACACCGCCACGCCGCTGTAACCGCGTTTTTCGGCGCAATGCCATACGCCGTGCATACCGTGCGGATTTTTCATATCGTCCGACAAATCCGGCTCTTGGGCTTTCAATTCCTGCACGCACACAATGTCGGCACCCGACGCAGCGATGTATTCGTGAAAGCCTTTTTTATAGGCGGAGCGGATGCCGTTAACGTTGGCTGAGATGATTTTCAACATGATGAATGTATTGGAACCGAGAAAATAAAACGCGATTGTAGCAGAAGTTTTCCGGGCTTTGAGGCCATCTGAAAAAAGAGAAACGGGTGTTTCCATTTCATTGCCACTTGCATTTTCAGACGGCCTTTAGGATAATTTGTTTATCAAATGATAAACAAAGGAAAGCAAATGGCTGCCAATGCACTTGTGAGCGTACGCATCAACGAAGATGTGAAAAACCAAGCCAGCGCAGTATTGGCCGGTGCGGGTTTGACCATCTCCGACGTCATCCGCATGACGCTGACCAAAATCGCCACCGAGCAACGCTTCAGCTTCGACTACCAACCCAACGCCGAAACCGCACGCGTTTTAACTGCCATGCAAAACGGCACGGAAACCCTGCATCGCGCCGACAGTGTGGAAGCATTGATGGAACGGCTGAATGAAAGCGATCGAGTTCAGTAACGCATTCAAACGCGATTTCAA includes the following:
- the pyrF gene encoding orotidine-5'-phosphate decarboxylase codes for the protein MNPLIADFQTESARTPVIVALDFANEHDTLAFVRRLDPSLCRLKIGKELFTATGRSLAEKLINQGFKLFLDLKYHDIPNTVAHACKVAADMGVWMVDMHASGGRRMMEAAAEAVANHAQKPLLIGVTVLTSMEQGDLAEIGLNQPIEELVLRWAKLAQSSGLDGVVCSAHEAAPLRRELGGEFVLVTPGIRLDTAGNSDDQRRIMTPAQALAAGSTYLVMGRPITQAADPVAVLREVNAAANQISV
- the rfaE1 gene encoding D-glycero-beta-D-manno-heptose-7-phosphate kinase — protein: MDIPMVLNTDIQQLQSRLAQARVLVVGDVMLDRYWFGDVSRISPEAPVPIAKIASTDQRAGGAANVARNIASLGGKAALLSVTGNDEAADALEKLMQQDGVASYLMRDKEISTTVKLRVVARNQQLIRLDFEEMPHREILDSVKEQYRALLPEYDVVVLSDYGKGGLLHVASMIEWARLAGKPVLIDPKGDDYEKYAGATLLTPNRAELKEVVGSWRDEAELTEKAQNLRRHLELEALLLTRSEEGMTLFRSSQIDHQPTRAQEVYDVSGAGDTVIASMGLSMAAGFGLPEAMHIANTAAGVVVAKLGTAVCSFDELSAALKEQQAV
- the rfaD gene encoding ADP-glyceromanno-heptose 6-epimerase, with product MTIIVTGAAGFIGSNIVKALNERGITDIIAVDNLTRGEKFKNLAECEIAHYLDKHEFIRQVREHLLPFDDIEAVFHDGACSDTMEHNGLYMMDNNYQYSLDLLDWCQDERIPFLYASSAAVYGKGEIFREERELEKPLNVYGYSKFLFDQVVRRRMEEGLTAQVAGFRYFNVYGPREQHKGRMASVAFHHFNQYREQGYVNLFGENEGYGNGEQTRDFVSVEDVVKVNLFFFDNPEKSGIFNLGTGRSQPFNDLAAATVNACRVAEGKPAMSLQELVKEELIRYIPFPDSLKGKYQSFTEADISRLREAGYEEAFLDVDEGVSRYVHWMLINL
- a CDS encoding DUF1737 domain-containing protein, with product MKVYRMLTGPDDAVFCRRVTEALQQGWDLYGNPVMTYTPDGVQVGQAVVKELEGAYDPDKPLRDY
- a CDS encoding alpha/beta hydrolase; amino-acid sequence: MKPGDLEDLTLLLIRDADEPEMWIDRWAVSYPTVRTVEVSRRQSIRQWQEAVQTAWNSIHGHNVAVVAHGAGVSGWLAWLYLADVNMQKRIRDMMLVSPLQSAFPDDECHTLQRVRCHCKTALVIGRHDDDCPQPWAQQQARLWGVRLLVSPHEGRLNAPLHGWQWGMKLLQEMLLA
- a CDS encoding exodeoxyribonuclease III; translated protein: MLKIISANVNGIRSAYKKGFHEYIAASGADIVCVQELKAQEPDLSDDMKNPHGMHGVWHCAEKRGYSGVAVYSKQRPDNVQIGMGIEEFDSEGRFVRADFGKLSVISLYLPSGTSAPERQELKYRFLDAFYPMLAEMKAEGRDIVVCGDWNIAHQNIDLKNWKGNQKNSGFLPEERAWIGKVIAELGWVDMWRKLYPEVPGYTWWSNRGQAYANDVGWRIDYHMVTPDLAAKAVEAHVYKEEKFSDHAPLVVAYDYSF
- a CDS encoding type II toxin-antitoxin system RelB/DinJ family antitoxin translates to MAANALVSVRINEDVKNQASAVLAGAGLTISDVIRMTLTKIATEQRFSFDYQPNAETARVLTAMQNGTETLHRADSVEALMERLNESDRVQ
- the mnmC gene encoding FAD-dependent 5-carboxymethylaminomethyl-2-thiouridine(34) oxidoreductase MnmC, yielding MNYLAWNHPPALSCLADAVRSHAKPLYLIVCMPDRRIPEFRPSENELCEFRQTPCAEESALWQAIAGKLGCIQFNGANVLENILPGVHLWLMPSENSARLGEHFPQPVQWQTESVPQLPPQPLKPWFRPSEHRAAPNRAVIVGAGIAGAATARALAEHGLPVTVLEAAEPANAASGNRQGLLYAKISPHNTEQTELLLCGYGYTRRLLATLLPDRESWGGNGVLYLNHNAEETRRNQALAAHSHHAHLYRPVDADEAAQIAGIETAQSGLYWPQGVWLNPPAFVRALLDHPLIELHTRTPVLAAEHDGNKWQVRTPERTFSGSHLIYCTGARSPQAADPNVSALPYRLVRGQTDLAAAVPYSEQLRCALSGASYISPTWQGLHCYGATFVQHDTGTDWRESDRQTNRANLHELNAQLAAQLLWQSSPTSLWRNSQSSLSNGLDGSDQQHRPSETRSDGPTPQGHAALRCDSPDHLPIVGALGNIAAMQNVYAKLALDKNYRLNAPCPYLPNAYINTAHGSRGLATAPICAAAVAADILGLPNPLSQRIRHALAPNRTVIRAIVRQQPLLGKAV